A genomic window from Nocardioides sp. BP30 includes:
- a CDS encoding L-rhamnose mutarotase produces MERHGLVVNVRPERREEYLALHRAVWPQVEQTLRAANVANYTIFLIDDTLFAYYEYLGTDHDADMARIGEDPVTREWWTHTDPCQTPFGGDGRTDGGWREAEEIWHLAP; encoded by the coding sequence GTGGAACGTCATGGTCTGGTGGTCAACGTCCGTCCCGAGCGACGGGAGGAGTACCTGGCGCTGCATCGCGCGGTGTGGCCGCAGGTGGAGCAGACGCTGCGCGCGGCCAACGTCGCCAATTACACGATCTTCCTGATCGACGACACGCTCTTCGCCTACTACGAGTACCTCGGCACCGACCACGACGCAGACATGGCGAGGATCGGCGAGGATCCGGTCACGCGCGAGTGGTGGACCCACACCGACCCGTGTCAGACGCCGTTCGGCGGTGACGGCAGGACCGACGGTGGGTGGCGCGAGGCCGAGGAGATCTGGCACCTCGCCCCGTAG
- a CDS encoding enoyl-CoA hydratase/isomerase family protein: MPQSTEGAVRFDIDRATRVATITLDRPAKLNALTPAMAQALVAAVSECNLSDDVRAVVLTGAGERSFSVGSDITALDSYATPWDFRNRVDYCDALRKLRKPSIAAINGYALGGGLETALSCDIRLASTNASLGAPEVKLGWIGGGGMSAFLSRAAGPSNAALMLMTGDPIDAQQALDWHLVSEVLPPDDLLTRARGLASTIASRAPIAVETAKINVQAATAMSEDQALAYERDLQTICFATEDAAEGRRAFAERRTARFERR; the protein is encoded by the coding sequence GTGCCGCAGAGCACCGAGGGAGCCGTCAGGTTCGACATCGACCGCGCCACGCGGGTCGCGACCATCACGCTCGACCGGCCCGCCAAGCTCAACGCCCTGACGCCCGCCATGGCTCAGGCACTCGTCGCCGCCGTGTCGGAGTGCAACCTCAGCGACGACGTCCGTGCCGTGGTCCTCACCGGTGCCGGCGAGCGCTCCTTCAGCGTGGGCTCGGACATCACCGCGCTGGACTCCTACGCGACGCCCTGGGACTTCCGCAACCGGGTCGACTACTGCGACGCGCTCCGCAAGCTGCGCAAGCCGTCCATCGCCGCGATCAACGGCTACGCGCTCGGCGGCGGCCTCGAGACGGCGCTGTCGTGCGACATCCGACTGGCCTCGACCAACGCCAGCCTCGGTGCCCCGGAGGTCAAGCTCGGTTGGATCGGCGGCGGCGGCATGTCGGCGTTCCTCTCCCGAGCCGCCGGGCCGAGCAACGCCGCGCTGATGCTGATGACCGGCGACCCGATCGACGCGCAGCAGGCTCTGGACTGGCACCTGGTCTCGGAGGTGCTGCCACCGGACGACCTGCTCACGCGAGCCCGCGGGCTCGCCTCCACGATCGCCTCCCGCGCTCCCATCGCCGTGGAGACGGCCAAGATCAACGTGCAGGCGGCGACGGCGATGTCGGAGGACCAGGCACTGGCCTACGAGCGCGACCTGCAGACCATCTGCTTCGCGACCGAGGATGCGGCCGAGGGTCGGCGCGCCTTCGCCGAGCGCCGTACGGCGCGCTTCGAGCGACGCTGA
- a CDS encoding fumarylacetoacetate hydrolase family protein yields the protein MQIVRARFPDASTARSAVLTDKGLHVLSADLPELLAGSAQELRAAVEAALRGTPQPAGDVPIEAPVGGLTEVWAAGVTYERSREARMEESEKEADIYDRVYDAERPELFFKAASWRVAGTGEPISVRADSPVNVPEPELAVVANRYGEIVGYTICNDVSSRSIEGENPLYLPQAKAYLGACAVGPGITPAWEVPDPRGLPILMSIERDGDRVWSGEANTGELHRELGDLVDYLFREDDFPHGVVLATGTSLVPDLPFTLQGGDTVSIELVGLGTLRNPVVVGKAGIAHLVERVQKEQTP from the coding sequence GTGCAGATCGTCCGCGCCCGTTTCCCCGACGCCAGCACGGCCCGAAGCGCGGTGTTGACCGACAAGGGTCTGCATGTGCTCTCCGCCGACCTCCCCGAGCTCCTGGCCGGGTCCGCCCAGGAACTGCGGGCGGCGGTCGAGGCCGCGCTGCGAGGCACGCCGCAGCCTGCCGGCGACGTACCGATCGAGGCTCCCGTCGGCGGGCTGACCGAGGTGTGGGCTGCCGGCGTCACCTACGAGCGCTCCCGCGAGGCACGGATGGAGGAGAGCGAGAAGGAGGCCGACATCTACGACCGCGTGTACGACGCGGAGCGCCCCGAGCTGTTCTTCAAGGCGGCCTCCTGGCGGGTGGCGGGCACGGGCGAGCCGATCAGCGTGCGAGCCGACTCGCCGGTCAACGTGCCCGAGCCGGAGCTCGCGGTGGTCGCGAACCGGTACGGCGAGATCGTCGGCTACACGATCTGCAACGACGTCAGCTCACGCAGTATCGAGGGCGAGAACCCGCTCTACCTCCCGCAGGCCAAGGCCTACCTGGGCGCGTGCGCCGTGGGGCCGGGGATCACCCCCGCCTGGGAAGTGCCGGATCCCCGGGGGCTTCCGATCCTGATGTCGATCGAGCGCGACGGTGACCGGGTCTGGTCCGGCGAGGCGAACACCGGTGAGCTGCATCGCGAGCTCGGTGACCTGGTCGACTACCTGTTCCGTGAGGACGACTTCCCGCACGGCGTCGTGCTGGCGACCGGGACCAGCCTGGTCCCCGACCTGCCCTTCACCCTCCAGGGCGGGGACACGGTCTCGATCGAGCTGGTCGGGCTCGGCACTCTGCGCAACCCTGTGGTGGTCGGCAAGGCCGGCATCGCCCACCTCGTCGAGCGCGTGCAGAAGGAGCAGACCCCATGA
- a CDS encoding aldehyde dehydrogenase (NADP(+)) produces MTIATIESIDARTGAVRGPSFPETSAEQVAAACAAAAAAAPGWVATSRPERARLLEEVASALETRAAEVVACADAETALGTPRLTGELARTCFQLRFFAEVIREGSYLEATVDHADDSPMGPRPDLRRMLIPIGPVAVFGASNFPLAFSVPGGDTVSALAAGCPVVVKAHEAHPATSVLCFETMRAVLPDGVLALVQGRDAGTALVADPRIRAVGFTGSTRGGRALADLAAARPEPIPFYGELGSVNALFVTPAAAAARAEEIGRGLADSFTLGAGQFCTKPGLALVPTGADGDALRDALVAASQGRTFTMLTDGIRHAYEASTGTPDERTVAPTVVEVAAGELTSDQLEEVFGPYLVLARYGSVDDLDAAVSVLPGALTATVHGESDDELGADLARTLPGRVGRVVWNGYPTGVAVGWAQHHGGPWPGTNTLHTSVGATAIRRFLRPVAWQSAPASVLPEELRDDYDGIPRRVDGVLRLPHS; encoded by the coding sequence ATGACCATCGCCACCATCGAGAGCATCGACGCCCGTACCGGAGCAGTCCGCGGACCCAGCTTCCCCGAGACCTCGGCCGAGCAGGTAGCCGCTGCCTGCGCCGCCGCGGCGGCCGCGGCCCCCGGTTGGGTGGCGACGTCGCGTCCCGAGCGGGCCCGGCTGCTGGAGGAGGTGGCGAGCGCACTGGAGACGCGCGCCGCCGAGGTCGTCGCGTGCGCTGACGCGGAGACCGCTCTCGGCACGCCCCGGCTGACCGGGGAGCTGGCGCGGACCTGCTTCCAGCTGCGCTTCTTCGCCGAGGTGATCCGTGAGGGCTCCTACCTCGAGGCCACGGTCGACCATGCCGACGACTCGCCGATGGGCCCGCGTCCCGACCTGCGCCGGATGCTGATCCCGATCGGGCCGGTGGCTGTCTTCGGCGCGAGCAACTTCCCGTTGGCCTTCTCGGTGCCCGGCGGGGACACCGTCTCCGCGCTGGCCGCCGGGTGCCCGGTCGTCGTCAAGGCGCACGAGGCGCACCCGGCGACCTCGGTGCTCTGCTTCGAGACGATGCGCGCGGTGCTGCCCGATGGTGTCCTCGCCCTCGTCCAGGGTCGCGACGCGGGGACAGCGCTGGTCGCGGATCCCCGCATCCGAGCCGTCGGCTTCACCGGCTCCACCCGCGGGGGCCGCGCGCTGGCCGACCTCGCCGCGGCACGTCCCGAGCCGATCCCGTTCTACGGCGAGCTCGGCAGCGTCAACGCGCTCTTCGTGACGCCGGCCGCAGCGGCCGCCAGGGCGGAGGAGATCGGCCGCGGTCTGGCCGACTCCTTCACCCTCGGCGCCGGCCAGTTCTGCACCAAGCCGGGTCTCGCGCTGGTGCCGACCGGAGCCGACGGCGACGCCCTGCGCGACGCGCTGGTGGCCGCCTCGCAGGGACGCACCTTCACGATGCTCACCGACGGCATCCGGCACGCCTACGAGGCGTCGACCGGCACGCCGGACGAGCGCACCGTCGCCCCCACGGTCGTCGAGGTGGCCGCCGGTGAGCTCACCTCCGATCAGCTCGAGGAGGTGTTCGGTCCCTATCTGGTGCTCGCGCGGTACGGCTCGGTCGACGATCTCGACGCGGCCGTCAGCGTCCTGCCGGGCGCGCTCACCGCGACCGTGCACGGCGAGAGCGACGACGAGCTCGGCGCCGACCTCGCCCGCACGCTGCCCGGCCGTGTGGGACGCGTCGTCTGGAACGGCTACCCGACCGGTGTCGCCGTCGGCTGGGCGCAGCACCACGGTGGCCCGTGGCCGGGCACGAACACGCTGCACACCTCCGTCGGCGCGACGGCGATCCGGCGGTTCCTCCGGCCGGTCGCCTGGCAGTCGGCACCCGCCTCCGTCCTCCCCGAAGAGCTCCGCGACGACTACGACGGCATTCCCCGCCGTGTCGACGGTGTGCTCCGGCTCCCTCACTCCTGA
- a CDS encoding CaiB/BaiF CoA transferase family protein, whose translation MPVLSGYRVLDLSIAMAGPLAAMRLGDLGADVLKIEPVTGEWQRHTSAGGAVGNEVNASFLSLNRNKRSLAVDLKNPAGRELVLRLAAESDVFLQNYRPGVAARLGLDEASVRAVRPDIVYVSMSGYGEDGPYVNRPGQDLLLQGLSGALYSAGRAEDPPQAGPSFIADAITAYSAFEGVLAALLHRERTGEGQKVEVNMLDAMIAMQMQELSVRTVGGVPQTRGHEIHAHSYIRAPYGIFPTSDSYLALAFADLSLLAEVFGDAELAQWDAERDGFKQRDAISAAVARHLRTDTTASWLERLGNRGVWVGPVNSYDDVLEDPQVKHNGSFVTYDHPTEGSVTTPGFAFHLTATPASVERGAPTVGQHTAEILTEAGLGADEIEALLRDKVIA comes from the coding sequence ATGCCCGTCCTGTCCGGATACCGCGTCCTCGACCTCTCCATCGCCATGGCCGGCCCGCTGGCCGCGATGCGCCTGGGCGATCTCGGCGCCGACGTCCTCAAGATCGAGCCGGTGACGGGGGAGTGGCAGCGGCACACCTCCGCCGGTGGCGCCGTCGGCAACGAGGTCAACGCCTCGTTCCTCTCCCTCAACCGCAACAAGCGCAGCCTCGCCGTCGACCTCAAGAACCCGGCGGGCAGGGAGCTCGTGCTCCGCCTCGCTGCCGAGTCCGACGTCTTCCTGCAGAACTACCGGCCCGGTGTCGCGGCGCGGCTCGGTCTGGACGAGGCGTCGGTGCGCGCCGTCCGGCCCGACATCGTCTACGTCTCCATGAGCGGGTACGGCGAGGACGGGCCCTACGTGAACCGCCCCGGACAGGACCTGCTGCTGCAGGGCCTGAGCGGGGCCCTCTACAGCGCCGGTCGTGCCGAGGACCCGCCGCAGGCCGGCCCGTCGTTCATCGCCGACGCGATCACGGCGTACTCCGCCTTCGAGGGCGTGCTCGCCGCGCTGCTCCACCGTGAGCGCACCGGCGAGGGCCAGAAGGTGGAGGTGAACATGCTCGACGCCATGATCGCGATGCAGATGCAGGAGCTCTCGGTGCGCACCGTGGGCGGCGTGCCGCAGACGCGCGGCCACGAGATCCATGCGCACAGCTACATCCGGGCGCCGTACGGCATCTTCCCCACCAGCGACTCCTACCTCGCCCTCGCCTTCGCCGACCTGTCACTGCTCGCGGAGGTGTTCGGTGACGCCGAGCTCGCGCAGTGGGACGCCGAGCGCGACGGCTTCAAGCAGCGCGACGCCATCTCGGCGGCGGTCGCGCGTCACCTGCGCACCGACACCACCGCCTCGTGGCTCGAGCGGCTCGGCAACAGGGGCGTGTGGGTCGGGCCGGTGAACTCCTACGACGACGTGCTCGAGGACCCGCAGGTCAAGCACAACGGCAGCTTCGTCACCTACGACCACCCGACCGAGGGCAGCGTCACCACCCCCGGCTTCGCCTTCCACCTCACCGCCACCCCGGCGTCGGTCGAGCGCGGTGCTCCGACGGTGGGCCAGCACACGGCCGAGATCCTCACCGAGGCCGGGCTGGGCGCCGACGAGATCGAGGCGTTGCTCCGGGACAAGGTGATCGCGTGA
- a CDS encoding SDR family NAD(P)-dependent oxidoreductase has protein sequence MGVAVVTGAGGSLGRAIALRLAQDGHRVAVTDVAEAALKETVEAVSDITGAVWSSVVDLRDDEALGAFFAGVRRELGPVTALVNNAAIYPTVPFLDMEVGDYDAVQEVNQRGYWLCAQLAGRQMIAAEGAEDRSIVNIASITMHGGWEHLAAYVTTKGAAVTMARALARELGPHGIRVNAVSPGAFKTAAEEIYDDPEAYSAMVVERQALKRRGTPAELAAVVSFLTGPDAAFVTGQTIEVNGGWVMA, from the coding sequence ATGGGTGTTGCCGTCGTGACCGGAGCGGGAGGATCGCTCGGACGGGCGATCGCGCTCCGGCTGGCGCAGGACGGTCATCGTGTGGCCGTCACCGACGTCGCCGAGGCGGCGTTGAAGGAGACGGTCGAGGCGGTGTCGGACATCACCGGCGCGGTGTGGTCCAGCGTCGTCGACCTGCGCGACGACGAGGCGCTCGGCGCCTTCTTCGCGGGCGTCCGGCGCGAGCTCGGACCGGTCACCGCGCTGGTCAACAACGCCGCGATCTACCCGACGGTGCCCTTCCTCGACATGGAGGTGGGCGACTACGACGCGGTGCAGGAGGTGAACCAGCGCGGCTACTGGCTGTGTGCGCAGCTCGCCGGACGCCAGATGATCGCCGCCGAGGGAGCCGAGGACAGGTCGATCGTCAACATCGCCTCCATCACGATGCACGGCGGGTGGGAGCACCTGGCCGCCTACGTGACGACCAAGGGCGCGGCGGTGACGATGGCACGTGCCCTGGCCCGCGAGCTGGGTCCGCACGGCATCCGCGTCAACGCAGTCTCGCCGGGGGCGTTCAAGACGGCCGCCGAGGAGATCTACGACGATCCCGAGGCCTACAGCGCCATGGTCGTCGAGCGGCAGGCGCTCAAGCGGCGGGGCACGCCCGCCGAGCTCGCCGCCGTCGTGTCGTTCCTGACCGGTCCGGACGCCGCCTTCGTGACCGGTCAGACCATCGAGGTCAACGGCGGATGGGTGATGGCATGA
- a CDS encoding aldose 1-epimerase family protein has product MSTDQVPTRREIARHAGETSAYGGVRSVVLGDGVERGIRVLEFRTGGGLCFEVLVDRAMDIGVAELDGVSVGWRSRTGFRHPGLHENADEEGLSWLRSMSGLLVTGGLDHTLFGGDVDATHYAYPPKQTVRHGLHGRVANIPARLIGYGEDWVAEDRCVLWAEGEITQATNFGEHLVLRRRIEADLGGTEIRLTDMVTNAGFDRTPHMFLYHVNVGWPFLAEGTRFVADIEETLWRSDSVAEQGVDHLVFDQPLPGFVEQVYEHRLTADEAGRHRVGLVNDALGRSFEVDVDAEAFPCFFEWLNLREGGWAVGLEPSTHHVAGDAAAREDGSMIWLEHGEQRRYETVFRFGRTR; this is encoded by the coding sequence ATGAGCACGGACCAGGTTCCGACCCGGCGCGAGATCGCGCGCCACGCGGGCGAGACCAGCGCGTACGGCGGGGTGCGCAGCGTCGTCCTCGGTGACGGCGTGGAGCGCGGCATCCGGGTGCTGGAGTTCCGCACCGGCGGCGGCCTCTGCTTCGAGGTCCTGGTCGACCGGGCGATGGACATCGGCGTCGCCGAGCTGGACGGTGTCTCGGTCGGCTGGCGCTCCCGCACCGGCTTCCGGCATCCCGGGCTGCATGAGAACGCGGACGAGGAGGGGTTGTCCTGGCTGCGCAGCATGTCGGGGCTCCTCGTGACCGGCGGCCTCGACCACACGCTCTTCGGTGGCGACGTCGACGCCACCCACTACGCCTACCCGCCCAAGCAGACGGTCCGGCACGGCCTGCACGGCCGGGTGGCCAACATCCCCGCCCGGCTCATCGGGTACGGCGAGGACTGGGTCGCCGAGGACCGCTGCGTCCTGTGGGCCGAGGGCGAGATCACCCAGGCCACCAACTTCGGCGAGCACCTGGTGCTGCGCCGCCGCATCGAGGCCGACCTCGGCGGGACCGAGATCCGGCTGACCGACATGGTCACCAACGCCGGCTTCGACCGCACGCCGCACATGTTCCTCTACCACGTCAACGTCGGGTGGCCCTTCCTCGCGGAGGGGACCCGGTTCGTCGCCGACATCGAGGAGACGCTGTGGCGCAGCGACAGCGTGGCCGAGCAGGGTGTCGACCACCTCGTCTTCGACCAGCCGCTGCCGGGCTTCGTCGAGCAGGTCTACGAGCACCGGCTCACCGCGGATGAGGCCGGCCGCCATCGGGTCGGGCTGGTCAACGACGCCCTCGGCAGGTCCTTCGAGGTGGACGTGGACGCCGAGGCGTTCCCGTGTTTCTTCGAGTGGCTCAACCTGCGCGAGGGTGGCTGGGCCGTCGGGCTCGAGCCGTCGACGCATCACGTCGCCGGCGATGCGGCGGCGCGCGAGGACGGCTCGATGATCTGGCTCGAGCACGGCGAGCAGCGCCGCTACGAGACCGTCTTCCGGTTCGGCCGGACCCGGTGA
- a CDS encoding FadR/GntR family transcriptional regulator → MPAESDRRLVVTERRSPTPMLGVAVVEDLVDAIVSGRLEPGTLLPPEGPLSEQFGVSRTVIRESVKRVEEKGLVTIARGRGTQVRPTSSWNMLDRTVLTSLIKHDDSLGVLDELSVIRAQLESVMAAEAARVRDADQLARLDAALRRMRETVDDQTAFRHADIEFHEVVMATSGNRLAESIARILMERALESWRYHGVDTADAFALTLSEHAAIHAAITEQDAVRAQDAMNGHIVESWRRRRLPDHAGKPTA, encoded by the coding sequence ATGCCAGCAGAATCCGATCGCCGCCTCGTGGTCACCGAGCGACGCAGTCCCACCCCGATGCTGGGTGTCGCGGTGGTGGAGGACCTCGTCGACGCCATCGTGTCGGGTCGTCTGGAGCCGGGCACCCTGCTGCCCCCCGAGGGCCCGCTCAGCGAGCAGTTCGGCGTGAGCCGCACCGTGATCCGCGAGTCCGTCAAGCGGGTCGAGGAGAAGGGGCTGGTCACCATCGCCCGCGGTCGCGGCACCCAGGTCCGCCCGACCTCGTCGTGGAACATGCTGGACCGAACCGTCCTGACCTCGCTGATCAAGCACGACGACTCCCTCGGCGTCCTCGACGAGCTGAGCGTGATCCGCGCCCAGCTGGAGTCCGTGATGGCCGCCGAGGCGGCCCGCGTCCGCGACGCCGATCAGCTCGCCCGGCTGGACGCGGCGCTGCGGCGGATGCGCGAGACCGTCGACGACCAGACCGCCTTCCGGCACGCCGACATCGAGTTCCACGAGGTCGTGATGGCTACCTCGGGCAACCGCCTGGCCGAGAGCATCGCGCGGATCCTGATGGAGCGTGCGCTGGAGAGCTGGCGCTACCACGGTGTCGACACCGCCGACGCGTTCGCCCTGACCCTCAGCGAGCACGCGGCCATCCACGCCGCCATCACCGAGCAGGACGCCGTGCGTGCCCAAGACGCGATGAACGGGCACATCGTCGAGTCGTGGCGGCGTCGCCGACTTCCCGACCACGCCGGGAAGCCGACGGCCTAG
- a CDS encoding mandelate racemase/muconate lactonizing enzyme family protein — protein sequence MRITGYRTLTTLHRWGRPIGDVNGHVAAGVTAVPIVLVETDAGLTGVGLGARDGLDTVFPALLGEDPRAVTALYDRMLAAVFKAGHAGSVFGAIGAFDMALWDLKAKAAEQPLWRMLGARDRVVPAYASGLDGPLDDDELLRLQASFAERGFGAVKLKGGLDLEGDLRRIRLVRDLYADAGATPRVMLDANESWSRKEAISYLQRLEEQVDLAWIEEPVRRWDADGHAMISRAVRAAVATGENLTGLEQFRPLIQANAVDVVQTGSVWGVTHFLRVAALAQTFDLLVSPVGYNANPLAHAAAAVPNHVATEVQDLGFPVGIAVDQEYADGAIILGDQPGLGLGVDEAAIAALAESADWGEDKGPHVRPISAGRRLLAPVTHEFAPALTSLAPPSA from the coding sequence ATGCGCATCACGGGCTACCGCACGCTGACCACCCTGCATCGATGGGGCCGTCCGATCGGGGACGTCAACGGACACGTCGCCGCCGGTGTCACGGCCGTGCCGATCGTGCTCGTCGAGACCGACGCCGGCCTCACCGGGGTCGGACTCGGCGCCCGGGACGGCCTGGACACGGTCTTCCCGGCACTGCTCGGCGAGGATCCCCGCGCTGTGACAGCGCTCTACGACCGGATGCTCGCCGCTGTCTTCAAGGCCGGCCACGCGGGCTCGGTCTTCGGCGCGATCGGTGCGTTCGACATGGCGCTGTGGGACCTGAAGGCGAAGGCCGCCGAGCAGCCGCTGTGGCGGATGCTCGGCGCCCGTGACCGCGTCGTCCCGGCGTACGCCTCGGGTCTCGACGGCCCGCTCGACGACGACGAGCTGCTCCGGCTGCAGGCATCCTTCGCCGAGCGCGGCTTCGGGGCGGTCAAGCTCAAGGGTGGCCTGGACCTGGAGGGGGACCTGCGCCGCATCCGACTGGTCCGCGACCTCTACGCCGACGCCGGCGCGACCCCCCGCGTGATGCTCGACGCCAACGAGTCCTGGTCGCGCAAGGAGGCCATCTCCTACCTGCAGCGCCTCGAGGAGCAGGTCGACCTCGCCTGGATCGAGGAGCCTGTACGCCGCTGGGACGCCGACGGACACGCGATGATCAGCCGTGCCGTGCGGGCCGCCGTCGCCACGGGGGAGAACCTCACCGGCCTCGAGCAGTTCCGGCCGCTCATCCAGGCGAACGCAGTGGACGTCGTGCAGACCGGCAGCGTCTGGGGCGTCACCCACTTCCTCCGCGTCGCCGCGCTGGCCCAGACCTTCGACCTGCTCGTCAGCCCGGTCGGCTACAACGCCAATCCGCTCGCGCACGCGGCTGCCGCCGTACCGAACCACGTGGCGACCGAGGTGCAGGACCTCGGCTTCCCGGTGGGGATAGCGGTGGATCAGGAGTACGCCGACGGGGCGATCATCCTCGGCGACCAACCCGGCCTCGGCCTGGGTGTCGACGAGGCGGCGATCGCCGCGCTCGCCGAGTCGGCCGACTGGGGTGAGGACAAGGGACCGCACGTGCGCCCGATCAGCGCGGGGCGTCGTCTGCTCGCACCGGTGACGCACGAGTTCGCGCCCGCGCTGACCTCGCTCGCCCCGCCGTCCGCCTGA
- a CDS encoding amidohydrolase family protein → MRIDAHHHVWDLDRRPQPWTEDLPVLRRSFGFDELTPQLLAHRVEGTVVVHTVASPEETGELLALAAADPLVAGVVGWLDVEAPDLDETLASTRLLPGGRHLVGARHQLQVEPDRQWLDRPAVRRGLETLGEHGLVWDLVVSPEQLGDVRRAVAALPQVSFVLDHAGKPPLAGGDLAAWRADLAALATLPNLAVKLSGLVTEASWDRWQVEDLRPAADHVLELFGPDRTMFGSDWPVCLLAGADYDSVVATFDDLVASLTAAERAQVWGDTAVRVYGLEE, encoded by the coding sequence ATGCGGATCGACGCCCACCACCACGTCTGGGACCTGGACCGGCGCCCCCAACCGTGGACCGAGGACCTGCCGGTCCTGCGCCGGTCGTTCGGGTTCGACGAGCTGACCCCGCAACTGCTGGCGCACCGGGTCGAGGGGACCGTCGTCGTCCACACCGTGGCCAGCCCCGAGGAGACCGGTGAGCTGCTGGCCCTGGCCGCGGCCGATCCGCTGGTGGCGGGCGTCGTCGGCTGGCTCGACGTCGAGGCGCCCGATCTCGACGAGACCCTGGCCTCCACCCGGCTGCTCCCGGGCGGCCGGCACCTCGTCGGCGCCCGCCACCAGCTCCAGGTGGAGCCGGACCGGCAGTGGTTGGACCGGCCCGCGGTGCGCCGCGGTCTGGAGACTCTCGGTGAGCACGGCCTGGTCTGGGACCTGGTGGTCTCACCCGAGCAGCTCGGTGACGTCCGCCGGGCGGTGGCCGCGCTGCCGCAGGTCTCCTTCGTGCTCGACCACGCCGGGAAGCCGCCCCTCGCGGGCGGTGACCTGGCCGCGTGGCGCGCGGACCTGGCCGCGCTCGCGACGCTGCCCAACCTCGCGGTCAAGCTCTCCGGCCTGGTCACGGAGGCGTCGTGGGACCGATGGCAGGTCGAGGATCTGCGCCCGGCCGCCGATCACGTGCTGGAGCTGTTCGGCCCCGACCGGACGATGTTCGGGTCCGACTGGCCGGTCTGCCTGCTCGCGGGGGCGGACTACGACAGCGTCGTGGCCACGTTCGACGACCTCGTCGCCTCGTTGACCGCCGCCGAGCGCGCGCAGGTCTGGGGCGACACAGCTGTCCGCGTCTACGGACTGGAGGAATGA
- a CDS encoding aldo/keto reductase: MQQPTTSRRTIGGTRVQVSDLGFGGASLGNLYRVTEDAEGAAAVAAAYEAGITYFDTAPHYGLGLSERRLGSALAAYPRDSFTLSTKVGRALDPNPAPTGSDLASGGFDVPDDLVRRWDFSGDGVRRSIEQSLDRLGLDRIDIVYVHDPDDHADQAVAEAIPALIELRDQGVIGAVGLGMNQIGVPLRAVRETDLDVVMLANRLTLLDRSGLELADACAERDVSVVAAAPFNSGLLARPRPAADATYDYQPAPADLLARVNALADVCERWGVTLPDAAVQFPLQHPAVVCVVAGLRDARQVAELVERRHAHVPDQAWAELGR; encoded by the coding sequence ATGCAGCAGCCGACCACGAGCCGACGCACCATCGGCGGCACCCGCGTCCAGGTCAGCGACCTGGGGTTCGGTGGTGCCTCGCTCGGCAACCTCTACCGGGTCACCGAGGACGCCGAGGGTGCGGCGGCCGTCGCGGCGGCGTACGAGGCGGGCATCACCTACTTCGACACCGCGCCGCACTACGGCCTCGGCCTGTCCGAGCGCCGCCTGGGGAGCGCGCTGGCCGCGTATCCGCGCGACTCGTTCACCCTCTCCACCAAGGTCGGCCGTGCGCTCGACCCGAATCCCGCGCCGACCGGCTCGGACCTCGCCTCGGGCGGGTTCGACGTCCCCGACGACCTGGTGCGGCGCTGGGACTTCTCCGGCGACGGGGTGCGTCGCAGCATCGAGCAGAGCCTGGACCGGCTCGGGCTGGACCGGATCGACATCGTCTATGTGCACGACCCCGACGACCATGCCGACCAGGCCGTCGCCGAGGCGATCCCCGCGCTGATCGAGCTGCGCGACCAGGGTGTCATCGGTGCCGTCGGGCTCGGGATGAACCAGATCGGGGTGCCGCTGCGGGCGGTGCGCGAGACCGACCTGGACGTCGTGATGCTCGCCAACCGCCTCACCCTGCTCGACCGCAGCGGGCTGGAGCTGGCCGACGCCTGTGCCGAACGCGATGTCTCGGTGGTCGCGGCCGCGCCGTTCAACTCGGGCCTGCTCGCCCGCCCGCGGCCGGCGGCCGACGCGACCTACGACTACCAGCCCGCCCCGGCCGACCTGCTGGCCCGGGTGAACGCCCTCGCCGACGTGTGCGAGCGCTGGGGCGTGACCCTTCCCGACGCGGCGGTGCAGTTCCCGCTGCAGCATCCGGCGGTGGTCTGCGTCGTCGCCGGCCTGCGCGATGCCCGGCAGGTCGCCGAGCTCGTCGAGCGCCGCCACGCGCACGTTCCCGACCAGGCCTGGGCCGAGCTCGGCCGCTGA